The sequence below is a genomic window from Leptospira dzoumogneensis.
TTTCTTCCCTAGAATTTCTCTTGTATAATCTTTCGGTTCTGTCGAAGAATTTAGAAAGAACCTTTGGAGGCAAGTCCTAATGGGTGAAGGCTCCCTTTCACAAGACGATATAGACGCATTACTAACCGGGTCCAGTCCTGGGGGCGGCGGCGGTGGCTCGGCTGATTTTAACCTGAGCGGAGAATTGGATTCACTATTAGGAGATTCCGGTGGGGCAGGCGCTTCTACTTCTCCGGCATCTGGAGGCGCTCCATCATTCGCAGATATTGCTGCGGCCTTGGGACCTTCTTCTACCCCGGCTCCTCCAAAAGCAAGTGCTCGTTCTAGTTCTGTTTCTTCCAATACCGCGAACCTAAATCTATTACTAGATGTAAACGTCGCTCTTACTGTGGAATTAGGTAGGACCAATATGTACATTAAAGATGTTCTAGGTCTGAACGAAGGTGCAGTTGTAGAATTAGACAATGCTGTAGGCGAAGATCTGGATATTTTAGCAAACGGCAAACTGGTTGGAAAAGGAAAACTGGTTTTATTGGATGATTATTACGGGATTCGGATCACCGAGATAGTGGATCCTTCTAGAAGAATGCTCTAAGGTGAATGTTCGTATCCGGAAATCCATTCCGGATACGATTTTGATCTTTAAACCTTTTTGTCCTCGCTTCCGAGTACTGACTTCATCACAGATTTAAAATTAGATAGGTTTAGCGGAAGAACAAGTTCTGTTCCATCCTTTCCTAATTTTTCCACTTCTTTAATAAATCTCTGGGCGATCCTGAGTTTTACCGCTTCCTTTCCACCTTTTGTTTTGATGGATGCTGCCAGTAACTCGATACCTTTTGCGGTAGCAGTTGCAATGGATTCAATCTCAGCGGCTTGTCCTTCCGCCTCATTGATCCTTTTTTGTTTTTCACCCTCGGACTTATTGATCGCTTCTTCTTTAATACCTAAGGAGCGGTTGATCCTAGAATCTCTATCTCCTTCTGAAAGGGATATCTGTGCCTTTTTGGAGATCTGAGCTTTTTTCTCTCTTTCCATCGCTTCGATCACGGATTTAGGAGGTGCGATGTTCACAATCTCATAACGATTGACTCGAACTCCCCAAGGTTCACCTGCTTGGTCTAAAACTTCTAGGATCTTACTATTGATCACTTCTCTGGTCTCAAAAGTTGTATCCAGATCCATTGTCCCGATGATCGCTCTCATAGTAGTTTGCACAAGTTGTGTAACTGCGAATCTATAATCTTCTATCCCGTAACTTGCTTTTTGGGGATCCAAAACTCTCAGATAAAGTATCCCGTCCATCTCTACCTTAACGTTGT
It includes:
- the fliN gene encoding flagellar motor switch protein FliN: MGEGSLSQDDIDALLTGSSPGGGGGGSADFNLSGELDSLLGDSGGAGASTSPASGGAPSFADIAAALGPSSTPAPPKASARSSSVSSNTANLNLLLDVNVALTVELGRTNMYIKDVLGLNEGAVVELDNAVGEDLDILANGKLVGKGKLVLLDDYYGIRITEIVDPSRRML
- a CDS encoding SPFH domain-containing protein, which encodes MFVSVFLSIFWLGFLLYFAYKLYRSLRIVSAQECIIVERLGKYSRTLHAGFHILIPFIDYDAYYHTLKEQAIDVPPQTCITKDNVKVEMDGILYLRVLDPQKASYGIEDYRFAVTQLVQTTMRAIIGTMDLDTTFETREVINSKILEVLDQAGEPWGVRVNRYEIVNIAPPKSVIEAMEREKKAQISKKAQISLSEGDRDSRINRSLGIKEEAINKSEGEKQKRINEAEGQAAEIESIATATAKGIELLAASIKTKGGKEAVKLRIAQRFIKEVEKLGKDGTELVLPLNLSNFKSVMKSVLGSEDKKV